In Magnetospirillum sp. WYHS-4, the genomic stretch AGAATCCGTCCCTGCGCACTGCGGCGGCAGCCGCTTCCAGAGCATCTCGGGCCATGGCCACGATGCGTGTCTCGCAGCCCGCCAGCCGGGGATCGCCGGGCTTGGGGCTCTCGTCGAAGCCGGGAGGCGGTGCGATCCGGTGGCGATCCAGGATGGCGCGGGCTTCGGCGACGGTGGTCGGATCGGCCACCGTCGGTCCGGAGGCGATGGTCGCCGGATGATCGCCCGGCACGTCGGAAATGGCCAGGGTCAGCACCCGGGCGGGATGGGCCGCGGCGGCCAGGCGTCCCCCTTTGATGGCCGAAAGATGCTTGCGCACGCAGTTGATTTCCGCGATAGGCGCACCCGACCGGAGAAGGGCGTCGGTGATTCGCCGCTTGTCGGCCAGCGTCACCCCCGGCGCCGGCAAGGCCAGCAGCGCCGACCCCCCGCCGGAAATCAAGGCCAGCACCAGATCATCCCGGCTCAGACCCGCCACGGCGGTCAGCATCCGGCGCGCCGCCGCCGCGCTGGCTAAATCGGGAACGGGATGGGCGGCCTCCAGAACCTCGATACGGCGGCAGGTCAGACCATGGCCGTAGCGAGTCGCCACGACGCCGCCCAGAGGGGCCGCGTCCGGCCATTCCTTCTCGACGGCCCGTGCCATGGCCGCCGCCGCCTTTCCCGCCCCGACCACAACCGTGTGGCCCGGCGGCGGCGGCGGAAGACAAGCCGGAAGGCGGCCTTCGGCGGTCACCGCCGCCAGAGCTTGGTGGAACCAGGATTCGAGAAGCCGACGCGGAGTCTTGTCCATGGGCCCATGCTAGCCGTACCATGGGCTCCTGCAAGGAGGATGCGACGCCATGGCGGGATTCTTCAGGAAGGCGATGGCCGTACTGGGCCTGGAAGCAAGGAAGCCACCAGCCCGCAAAGCAACGCCCAAGGACTCCCCCCCCAGGAAGGCGGGTCCGGAACGCCAAGCGCTGATGCGTCAGGCGCTCGATTTGCGCAAGGACAAGAAGAAGATCCTGGAAAGTCTGGGAGAGGAAGACCGCGCTCGCCTTCTCACCATGGCCATCCTGGCCTTCACCGACGCCGCGAAGGGCAAGGACAATGACGGCAAGTGACTTGGCGGCGGAGTTGCTGTCCGGAAGCCGGCGGGCCCTGGCCCGGACCATCACCCTGATCGAATCCACCCGTCCCGACCATCGCGAACAGGCGGAAGCCCTGCTACAGACCATCCTGCCCCGCACCGGCGTTTCGATACGCATCGGTATCTCGGGCATTCCCGGCGTCGGCAAGTCCACTTTCGTCGAAGCCCTGGGCCTGCACGTGGTCGAACGGGGCCACCGGGTTGCCGTGCTCGCGGTCGACCCCTCCAGCCCCCGCTCGGGCGGCTCGATCCTGGGCGACAAGACCCGCATGGTCGAACTGGCCAAGGACGACCGGGCCTTCATCCGCCCATCCCCCTCCGGTGGCACCCTGGGCGGAGTGGCGCGCCGCACCCGCGATGC encodes the following:
- a CDS encoding glycerate kinase, which encodes MDKTPRRLLESWFHQALAAVTAEGRLPACLPPPPPGHTVVVGAGKAAAAMARAVEKEWPDAAPLGGVVATRYGHGLTCRRIEVLEAAHPVPDLASAAAARRMLTAVAGLSRDDLVLALISGGGSALLALPAPGVTLADKRRITDALLRSGAPIAEINCVRKHLSAIKGGRLAAAAHPARVLTLAISDVPGDHPATIASGPTVADPTTVAEARAILDRHRIAPPPGFDESPKPGDPRLAGCETRIVAMARDALEAAAAAVRRDGFSPLILGDDLQGEARVLAASQSRLAMMAAPGTVLLSGGETAVTVTGNGRGGRNAEYLLALALALDGHPRIHALACDTDGIDGSEDNAGAVIGPDTLRRGPDALARLADNDAHGYFAALGDLVVTGPTLTNVNDFRAILVL